The following are encoded in a window of Corynebacterium marinum DSM 44953 genomic DNA:
- a CDS encoding MerR family transcriptional regulator, which translates to MSTNDQPVQESLFDLGPGEEVGYRVPIACQVAGITYRQLDYWARTKLVVPSIRGARGSGSQRLYSFRDILVLKIVKRLLDTGISLQNIRLAVDKLRDRGANDIAEITLVSDGTTVYECRSADEVIDLLGGGQGVFGIAVPGIMKELTGTIASFPSERVEADNEPTVIGMDELAARRQRKTS; encoded by the coding sequence GTGAGCACGAACGATCAGCCTGTCCAGGAGTCACTCTTCGACCTCGGTCCGGGTGAGGAAGTCGGCTACCGCGTGCCCATTGCGTGCCAGGTTGCGGGCATCACCTACCGCCAGTTGGATTACTGGGCGCGGACCAAACTGGTCGTGCCCTCCATCCGCGGCGCCCGCGGTTCCGGCTCCCAGCGTCTCTACTCCTTCCGCGACATTCTCGTGCTGAAGATCGTCAAGCGTCTGCTGGACACCGGCATCTCCCTGCAGAACATCCGTCTCGCGGTGGACAAGCTGCGCGACCGCGGGGCCAACGACATCGCCGAGATCACCCTGGTCTCCGACGGCACCACCGTCTACGAGTGCCGCTCCGCCGACGAGGTCATTGATTTACTCGGCGGCGGCCAGGGCGTGTTCGGCATCGCGGTCCCGGGAATCATGAAGGAACTCACCGGGACCATCGCGTCTTTCCCGTCCGAGCGTGTCGAGGCCGACAACGAGCCCACCGTCATCGGCATGGACGAGCTCGCCGCCCGTCGTCAGCGTAAGACCAGCTAG
- a CDS encoding DEAD/DEAH box helicase, translating into MTTFKDLGLPLPIVRELQRQGITEPFPIQEAAIPDALAGRDVLGRGPTGSGKTFTFGLPMLARLAESGVSRPGHPRALVLTPTRELAVQVRERLDAPANALGLRTLDVVGGVNVNRHIRSLAAPVDLLVATPGRAQDLLDQGKLFFDEVSVTALDEADQMADMGFLPQVRRLMDRTPKSGQRLLFSATLDGDVQKLIDRYLTDPVTHSTAPVEASVDTMEHHRLLVGDRDERSDVILRIGAREGKTIMFMRTKHGVDRQVKKLRREGVQAAGLHGDKGQSTRTNALAGFSDGSVPVLVATDIAARGIDIHDVSLVVHVDPPAEHKAYLHRAGRTARAGLSGTVVTLVMDEQRKEVEAMMRKAGVKAPEVRVTADSDALAKITGARVPSGVPLPVPGQQQTQGRKKPSSRPTPQGEARQRSRTGRPAGQRRGRRSS; encoded by the coding sequence ATGACAACTTTCAAGGACCTCGGTCTTCCCCTGCCCATCGTGCGTGAACTTCAGCGGCAGGGTATCACCGAGCCTTTCCCCATCCAGGAGGCCGCGATCCCGGATGCGCTGGCCGGCCGGGATGTGCTGGGCCGCGGCCCCACCGGCTCCGGCAAAACCTTCACCTTCGGACTGCCGATGCTGGCGCGCCTGGCCGAGTCCGGCGTCAGCCGCCCGGGACACCCGCGCGCGCTCGTCCTCACCCCGACCCGCGAGCTGGCCGTCCAGGTGCGCGAGCGTCTCGACGCCCCCGCCAACGCCCTCGGCCTGCGCACCCTCGACGTCGTCGGCGGCGTGAACGTCAACCGCCACATCCGCTCGCTGGCCGCGCCGGTGGACCTGCTGGTGGCCACCCCGGGCCGCGCCCAGGACCTGCTGGACCAGGGCAAGCTCTTCTTCGACGAGGTCTCCGTCACCGCGCTGGACGAGGCCGACCAGATGGCCGACATGGGCTTTTTGCCTCAGGTCCGCCGTCTCATGGACCGCACCCCGAAGAGCGGCCAGCGTCTGCTCTTCTCCGCCACCCTGGACGGTGACGTGCAGAAACTCATCGACCGTTACCTCACCGATCCGGTGACGCACTCGACCGCACCGGTGGAGGCGTCGGTGGACACGATGGAGCACCACCGTCTGTTGGTCGGCGACCGTGACGAGCGCAGCGACGTCATCCTGCGCATCGGCGCCCGCGAGGGCAAGACCATCATGTTCATGCGCACCAAGCACGGTGTCGACCGGCAGGTGAAGAAGCTGCGCCGCGAAGGTGTCCAGGCGGCCGGGCTGCACGGCGACAAGGGCCAGTCCACCCGCACCAACGCTCTCGCCGGTTTCTCCGACGGTTCTGTCCCCGTCCTGGTGGCCACGGACATCGCCGCGCGGGGCATCGACATCCACGACGTCTCCCTGGTCGTCCACGTCGACCCGCCCGCCGAGCACAAGGCCTACCTCCACCGCGCCGGCCGCACGGCACGCGCCGGCCTCTCCGGCACCGTGGTCACCCTCGTCATGGACGAGCAGCGCAAGGAGGTCGAGGCCATGATGCGCAAGGCTGGTGTCAAGGCCCCCGAGGTGCGCGTCACCGCCGATTCCGATGCGTTGGCCAAGATCACCGGTGCCCGGGTGCCCTCCGGTGTCCCGCTCCCGGTGCCCGGCCAGCAGCAGACCCAGGGCAGGAAGAAGCCGTCCTCCCGGCCCACCCCGCAGGGCGAGGCCCGTCAGCGCAGCCGCACCGGACGGCCCGCAGGTCAACGCCGCGGCCGCCGCTCCTCCTAA
- a CDS encoding bifunctional alpha/beta hydrolase/OsmC family protein, protein MHSVSVKIPSARGTMMAGTIDYPDSPPVAYAIFAHCFTCSRHVPAASRVCKTLAEHGIAALRFDFPGLGQSEGEFEDTTFTTNVEDIIAASRWLADNHEAPQLLVGHSLGGAAALKAATRPEMESIAAVATLGAPFDPAHSVLHFADRVRDAEEEGCVTVTLAGRDIDISREFLEDLADTNPEAYLPEMRKPLLLLHSPVDQTVGVGNAQKIFSATRYPKSLVAMDQADHLLTRGDSARRAGRLIAEWARPYLRPSRERAAVRSDEVTSHVAAGTKYGVVLDAPAGELKSDLPKTSGGKGRGHSPVDLLMAALAAASTHAIREAATGMKLDDVEVTIVNASRNIFERKIVLRGELSAAQRRQLLDAARTSPVENMLAGAKIMDIPA, encoded by the coding sequence ATGCATTCTGTGAGCGTGAAAATTCCCTCGGCACGGGGGACGATGATGGCCGGCACCATCGATTACCCTGACTCCCCGCCCGTCGCGTACGCGATTTTCGCGCACTGTTTCACCTGTTCGCGGCACGTGCCCGCGGCCTCGCGGGTGTGCAAGACGCTCGCGGAGCACGGGATCGCGGCACTGCGTTTCGACTTCCCCGGCCTGGGACAGTCCGAGGGCGAGTTCGAGGACACGACGTTCACCACCAACGTCGAGGACATCATCGCCGCGAGCCGGTGGCTCGCCGACAACCACGAGGCCCCGCAGCTGCTGGTCGGCCACTCCCTCGGCGGTGCGGCCGCCCTCAAGGCTGCGACCCGCCCGGAGATGGAGTCCATCGCCGCCGTCGCCACCCTCGGTGCCCCCTTCGATCCGGCGCACTCAGTCCTGCACTTCGCCGACCGGGTCCGCGATGCAGAGGAGGAGGGCTGCGTCACGGTCACCCTCGCCGGACGGGATATCGACATCTCCCGCGAGTTTCTCGAGGACCTGGCCGACACCAACCCCGAGGCCTACCTGCCCGAGATGCGCAAGCCTCTTCTGCTGCTGCACTCCCCCGTGGACCAGACCGTGGGTGTGGGAAACGCACAGAAGATCTTCAGCGCGACCCGTTACCCGAAGTCCCTGGTCGCCATGGACCAGGCCGACCATCTGCTCACCCGCGGCGACTCCGCCCGGCGGGCCGGTCGGCTCATCGCCGAGTGGGCGCGCCCCTACCTGCGCCCCTCCCGCGAGCGGGCAGCCGTACGCAGCGACGAGGTGACCTCCCACGTGGCCGCCGGGACAAAGTACGGCGTGGTGCTCGACGCCCCCGCCGGCGAACTGAAGTCCGACCTGCCCAAGACCAGCGGCGGGAAAGGCCGCGGGCATTCCCCGGTGGACCTGCTCATGGCCGCGCTCGCCGCGGCCTCCACCCACGCGATCCGCGAGGCAGCCACCGGGATGAAGCTCGACGACGTCGAGGTCACCATCGTCAACGCCTCCCGCAACATCTTCGAGCGCAAGATCGTCCTCCGCGGCGAGCTGAGCGCCGCCCAGCGCCGCCAGCTTCTCGACGCCGCCCGCACCTCCCCCGTCGAAAACATGCTCGCCGGCGCCAAGATCATGGACATCCCCGCATGA
- the secA2 gene encoding accessory Sec system translocase SecA2, giving the protein MGAQSTRNQKRSRTIVADAGAQTAELTRLDDAALAQRAHDLAAGGEITEPAEFLALLGVAAERTLGLTPFPVQSQAVLRLVEGDVIQMATGEGKTLVGAMAATGFALTGKRVHVITVNDYLAERDAEWMRPLVEFFGLKVAPVTEKLGPRERREAYASDVVYGPVNEIGFDVLRDQQITRRADAVQAPADVALVDEADSVLVDEALVPLVLAGSRPGLETTGQITDVVRHLREREHFTIDDERRNVFLTDAGADRVERELGIDSLYDDEHIGTTLVKVNLALHARALLIRDIHYIVVDGKVQLIDASRGRVADLQRWPDGLQAAVEAKEGLDVTEGGRILDTITLQALMRRYPMVCGMTGTAVEATDQLRQFYDLHVSVIDRNKELKRFDEADRIYATVAEKNRAIVEEIAHLNSTGQPVLVGTHDVAESEALAEALGDLGIEVNVLNAKNHAEEARIIAEAGDLGRVTVSTQMAGRGTDIRLGESVAELGGLAVIGTSRHRTARLDNQLRGRAGRQGDPGLSLFFVSLQDDVIVAGGAGDTVTAQPDPSGFIDSPRIRDWVGHCQRVTEGQLLEIHAQTWKYNQLLADQRVTVDERRTRLIDTGQAWSELAGRNPGRAAELAHLDQDTREQAARDIMLFHLDDEWAEHLAVMDDVRESIHLRAIARETPIDEYHRIAVREFKDLAQRAVDKASETFAAVRIDEDGAHLLDGGLARPSATWTYMVSDNSLAGSGNSVVSGIGNLFR; this is encoded by the coding sequence ATGGGGGCCCAATCGACCCGTAATCAGAAGCGCAGCCGGACGATCGTCGCCGACGCCGGTGCGCAGACCGCGGAGTTGACCCGGCTTGACGACGCCGCCCTCGCCCAACGCGCCCACGATCTCGCCGCAGGCGGCGAGATCACCGAGCCTGCGGAGTTCCTGGCGCTGCTGGGAGTCGCCGCCGAGCGGACCCTGGGCCTGACACCCTTCCCCGTCCAGTCCCAGGCGGTGCTGCGGCTGGTGGAGGGCGACGTCATCCAGATGGCCACGGGCGAGGGCAAGACCCTGGTCGGCGCGATGGCGGCCACGGGTTTCGCCCTGACGGGCAAACGCGTCCACGTGATCACGGTCAACGACTACCTCGCGGAGCGCGACGCCGAGTGGATGCGCCCCCTGGTCGAGTTCTTCGGATTGAAGGTGGCCCCGGTGACGGAGAAACTGGGCCCGCGGGAACGCCGGGAGGCGTACGCCTCCGACGTGGTGTACGGGCCGGTCAACGAGATCGGCTTCGACGTCCTGCGCGACCAGCAGATCACCCGCCGGGCGGACGCCGTGCAGGCCCCGGCCGATGTGGCCCTGGTCGACGAGGCGGACAGCGTGCTCGTCGACGAGGCCCTCGTCCCCCTCGTCCTCGCAGGCAGCCGCCCCGGGCTGGAGACCACGGGGCAGATCACCGACGTGGTGCGGCACCTGCGCGAGCGGGAGCACTTCACCATCGACGACGAGCGCCGAAACGTCTTCCTCACCGACGCCGGCGCGGACCGCGTGGAACGTGAACTGGGCATCGACTCCCTCTACGACGACGAGCACATCGGCACCACCCTGGTGAAGGTGAACCTGGCGCTGCACGCCCGGGCGCTGCTCATCCGCGACATCCACTACATCGTCGTCGACGGCAAGGTCCAGCTCATCGACGCCTCCCGGGGCCGCGTGGCGGACCTGCAGCGCTGGCCCGACGGACTGCAGGCCGCGGTGGAGGCCAAGGAGGGCCTCGACGTCACCGAGGGCGGACGCATCCTGGACACCATCACGCTGCAGGCGCTCATGCGCAGGTACCCCATGGTGTGCGGAATGACCGGCACCGCGGTGGAGGCCACAGACCAGCTGCGGCAGTTCTACGACCTGCACGTCTCCGTCATCGACCGGAACAAGGAACTCAAGCGCTTCGACGAGGCCGACCGCATCTACGCCACCGTCGCGGAGAAGAACCGGGCGATTGTCGAGGAGATCGCCCATCTGAACTCCACCGGCCAGCCGGTGCTCGTGGGCACCCACGACGTGGCCGAATCCGAGGCGCTGGCGGAGGCGCTCGGCGACCTGGGCATCGAGGTCAACGTCCTCAACGCGAAGAACCACGCGGAGGAGGCCCGCATCATCGCCGAGGCCGGCGACCTCGGGCGGGTCACGGTGTCGACCCAGATGGCCGGGCGCGGAACTGATATCCGGCTCGGCGAGTCCGTCGCCGAGCTGGGCGGGCTCGCCGTCATCGGCACCTCGCGACACCGCACCGCGCGCCTGGACAACCAGCTGCGTGGCCGCGCCGGGCGCCAGGGGGATCCCGGGCTCTCGCTCTTCTTCGTCTCCCTGCAGGACGACGTGATCGTCGCCGGCGGGGCAGGCGACACCGTCACCGCCCAGCCGGATCCGAGCGGGTTCATCGATTCGCCGCGGATCCGGGACTGGGTCGGCCACTGCCAGCGGGTCACCGAGGGGCAGCTGCTGGAGATCCACGCCCAGACGTGGAAGTACAACCAGCTGCTGGCAGACCAACGCGTCACCGTCGATGAACGGCGCACCCGCCTGATCGACACCGGCCAGGCGTGGAGCGAACTCGCCGGGCGCAACCCCGGGCGGGCCGCGGAGCTGGCGCATCTCGACCAGGACACCCGCGAGCAGGCGGCCCGCGACATCATGCTCTTCCACCTCGACGACGAATGGGCGGAGCACCTGGCAGTCATGGACGACGTCCGGGAATCCATCCACCTGCGCGCGATCGCCCGGGAGACACCCATCGACGAATACCACCGCATCGCGGTGCGCGAGTTCAAGGATCTGGCGCAGCGGGCCGTCGACAAGGCGTCGGAGACCTTCGCCGCAGTCCGCATCGACGAGGACGGCGCGCACCTGCTCGACGGCGGCCTCGCGCGGCCCTCGGCAACCTGGACCTACATGGTCTCCGACAACTCGCTGGCGGGATCGGGCAACTCCGTCGTGTCGGGAATCGGCAACCTTTTCCGCTGA
- a CDS encoding hemolysin family protein: MVVALLAANAFFVASEFALISSRKDRIESLIAQGKKGARKVLYATEHLSIMLAGAQFGITIASLILGKVAEPAIAHFLEEPFLALGVPPDLLHPLSFVIALGFITFLHILFGEMVPKNIAIAGPETLAMWLTPAMIWWVRITRPLIEFMNWVARITLRAFGIEQKDELDSSVDEAQLAFMIKESREEGFLDAEETLRLSKALRSEKRSLTEVMIPLEKVRTLDFGRRGPTLGDLEEAVVETGYSRFPVTGTDGSFLGYIHVKDVLDRLATAVPEEHIPRTELRPLTIVDGSGTMDEALRKLHRRSAHMAQVRDRGELIGVITLEDLIEEYVGTVNDWTHEDA; this comes from the coding sequence ATGGTCGTCGCCCTGCTAGCGGCCAACGCCTTCTTCGTCGCCTCCGAGTTCGCGTTGATCTCCTCGCGCAAGGACCGCATCGAGTCGCTGATCGCGCAGGGCAAGAAGGGCGCCCGCAAGGTCCTCTACGCCACCGAGCACCTGTCCATCATGCTGGCCGGAGCGCAGTTCGGCATCACCATCGCCTCGCTCATCCTGGGCAAGGTCGCCGAGCCGGCGATCGCGCACTTCCTCGAGGAGCCGTTCCTGGCGCTGGGTGTCCCGCCGGACCTGCTGCACCCGCTGTCGTTCGTCATCGCGCTGGGGTTCATCACGTTCCTGCATATCCTCTTCGGCGAGATGGTTCCGAAGAACATCGCGATCGCCGGCCCGGAGACGCTGGCCATGTGGCTGACCCCGGCAATGATCTGGTGGGTGAGGATCACCCGCCCGCTCATCGAGTTCATGAACTGGGTCGCCCGCATCACGCTGCGTGCTTTCGGCATCGAGCAGAAGGACGAGCTCGACTCCAGCGTCGACGAGGCCCAGCTGGCCTTCATGATCAAGGAGTCCCGCGAGGAGGGGTTTCTCGACGCCGAGGAGACCCTGCGCCTGTCCAAGGCCCTGCGCTCCGAGAAGCGTTCCCTCACGGAGGTCATGATCCCGCTCGAGAAGGTCCGCACCCTGGACTTCGGCCGTCGCGGCCCCACTCTGGGCGACCTCGAGGAGGCCGTCGTGGAGACAGGCTACTCCCGTTTCCCCGTCACCGGGACCGACGGTTCCTTCCTCGGCTACATCCACGTCAAGGACGTGCTCGACCGCCTGGCCACCGCCGTTCCCGAGGAACACATCCCGCGGACGGAACTGCGCCCGCTGACCATCGTCGACGGCTCCGGCACGATGGACGAGGCGCTGCGCAAGCTCCACCGCCGTTCTGCGCACATGGCGCAGGTCCGCGACCGGGGCGAACTCATCGGCGTGATCACGCTCGAGGACCTCATCGAGGAGTACGTCGGCACCGTCAACGACTGGACCCACGAGGATGCCTGA
- a CDS encoding hemolysin family protein, whose product MDILLSILSLLGFVALTASTGLFVAIEFALTGLERSTVDNHVREKGDRSARAVQRDYQSLSFVLSGAQLGITVTTLATGFLAEPILARYFTPLLELVGLTEQASSAVALILALVVATFLSMVFGELVPKNVAITMPLQTARVVVHPVRVFNLVFRGFIRVMNRSANAVVRKLGIEPADELASARSSQELGSLVRSSAEQGGLDVNTARVIDRSLQFGNATANEFMTPRATISYLGAEDTVDDLIALALETGHSRFPVARGDLDETVGVVHIKDAFSVPRDARSTTTLGPLARKVPVLPDTLDGDAVLNAVRSAGSQVVLIADEYGGTAGLVTIEDVVEEILGEVYDEYDDASAEQDFQQFGSSWEVSGLVRIDDLTARVGYTAPSGPYETLGGLIMAALGRIPTITDVLLLPEADRPAHAEFESGITGRWIARITVMEDRRVDKVILTPVTDEEAKEYL is encoded by the coding sequence ATGGACATACTCTTAAGCATTCTTTCGCTGCTCGGATTCGTCGCACTGACGGCGTCCACCGGACTCTTCGTCGCGATCGAGTTCGCGCTGACCGGCCTGGAACGGTCCACGGTGGACAACCATGTGCGGGAGAAGGGCGACCGCAGCGCCCGGGCCGTGCAGCGCGACTACCAGAGCCTCTCTTTCGTGCTCTCCGGCGCTCAGCTGGGTATCACCGTGACCACGCTGGCGACCGGCTTCCTCGCGGAGCCGATCCTGGCGCGGTATTTCACTCCCCTCCTGGAGCTGGTCGGACTGACCGAGCAGGCGTCCTCGGCGGTGGCGCTGATCCTGGCGCTGGTCGTGGCGACGTTCCTGTCCATGGTGTTCGGCGAACTGGTGCCCAAGAACGTGGCCATCACCATGCCCCTGCAGACCGCACGCGTGGTCGTCCACCCGGTCCGGGTGTTCAACCTCGTGTTCAGGGGCTTCATCCGCGTGATGAACCGCTCGGCCAACGCCGTCGTCCGCAAGCTGGGCATCGAGCCCGCGGACGAGCTGGCGTCGGCACGCTCCAGCCAGGAGCTGGGGAGCCTGGTGCGCAGTTCGGCGGAGCAGGGCGGGCTGGACGTCAACACGGCGCGGGTCATCGACCGTTCGCTGCAGTTCGGCAACGCCACCGCCAACGAGTTCATGACCCCGCGCGCGACCATCTCCTACCTGGGTGCCGAGGACACCGTCGACGACCTCATCGCGCTGGCGCTGGAGACGGGGCACTCCCGTTTCCCGGTCGCCCGGGGCGATCTCGACGAGACGGTCGGCGTGGTCCACATCAAGGACGCCTTCTCCGTTCCGCGCGACGCCCGCTCCACCACGACCCTCGGGCCTCTGGCCAGGAAGGTCCCGGTCCTGCCGGACACCCTGGACGGTGACGCCGTGCTCAACGCGGTGCGTTCCGCCGGCTCCCAGGTGGTGCTCATCGCGGACGAGTACGGCGGCACCGCCGGTCTGGTGACCATCGAGGACGTGGTGGAGGAGATCCTCGGCGAGGTCTACGACGAGTACGACGACGCCAGCGCGGAGCAGGACTTCCAGCAGTTCGGCTCCTCCTGGGAAGTCTCCGGGCTGGTCCGCATCGACGACCTCACCGCCCGCGTCGGTTACACCGCGCCCTCCGGCCCCTACGAGACCCTCGGCGGCCTCATCATGGCCGCCCTGGGCAGGATCCCCACCATCACGGACGTGCTCCTGCTGCCGGAGGCCGACCGGCCGGCCCACGCCGAGTTCGAGTCCGGCATCACCGGCAGGTGGATCGCCCGGATCACCGTCATGGAGGACCGCCGGGTGGACAAGGTGATCCTCACCCCGGTCACCGACGAGGAAGCGAAGGAATACCTCTAA
- a CDS encoding bifunctional nuclease family protein, with amino-acid sequence MTLIPVEFHGIHTTGPEQFTCVILRWAEQNRVLPIWLSPLAAAELDIREGGYTPRRPGTVDLLLDLLNRTTGGVTAVNIISHFEGVFIASIVLADGEQLDARPSDALLVARALELPIHVEEDVLTHTSFFVSDDIMEESFGLRFDSVPQAGGEELSASGDAKADADFEEMMRSLGMSESDFFRGNGPHGPLDRDDDADTGGSRGDGEKE; translated from the coding sequence ATGACGTTGATCCCCGTGGAATTCCACGGCATCCACACCACCGGCCCCGAGCAGTTCACCTGCGTGATCCTGCGCTGGGCCGAGCAGAACCGTGTCCTGCCGATCTGGCTGTCCCCCCTGGCCGCGGCGGAACTGGATATCCGGGAGGGTGGTTACACCCCGCGCCGACCAGGCACGGTCGACCTCCTGCTCGACCTGCTCAACCGGACCACCGGCGGGGTCACGGCGGTGAACATCATCAGCCATTTCGAGGGGGTGTTCATCGCCTCCATCGTGTTGGCCGACGGCGAGCAGCTCGACGCCCGCCCCTCCGACGCCCTGCTGGTCGCCCGTGCTCTGGAACTGCCGATTCACGTGGAGGAGGATGTCCTCACCCACACTTCCTTCTTCGTCTCGGACGACATCATGGAGGAGAGCTTCGGCCTGCGTTTCGATTCCGTACCGCAGGCCGGGGGAGAGGAACTCTCGGCCTCCGGCGATGCGAAGGCGGACGCGGATTTCGAGGAGATGATGCGCTCCCTGGGGATGTCCGAATCAGACTTTTTCCGGGGCAACGGCCCGCACGGTCCTCTCGACCGGGATGATGACGCCGACACCGGCGGGTCGCGGGGTGACGGCGAGAAGGAGTAG
- the odhI gene encoding oxoglutarate dehydrogenase inhibitor Odhl, which produces MSENTGTPEAQVETTSVFRADLLKEMESGAGSAPAAAGADNLPEGAGLLVVKRGPNAGARFLLDQPITTAGRHPESDIFLDDVTVSRRHAEFRINEGEFEVFDVGSLNGTYVNREPRNSQVLTTGDEIQIGKFRLVFLAAPKND; this is translated from the coding sequence ATGAGCGAGAACACCGGTACTCCTGAGGCACAGGTCGAGACCACGTCGGTCTTCCGCGCCGATCTTCTCAAGGAAATGGAGTCCGGCGCAGGCTCTGCCCCCGCCGCAGCCGGCGCCGACAACCTTCCTGAGGGTGCAGGCCTCCTGGTGGTCAAGCGCGGCCCGAACGCCGGCGCCCGTTTCCTCCTGGATCAGCCGATCACCACGGCCGGCCGCCACCCCGAGTCGGACATCTTCCTCGACGACGTGACCGTGTCGCGCCGTCACGCGGAGTTCCGCATCAACGAGGGCGAATTCGAGGTCTTCGACGTCGGCTCCCTCAACGGCACCTACGTCAACCGCGAGCCGCGCAACTCCCAGGTGCTGACCACCGGCGATGAAATTCAGATCGGTAAATTCCGTCTCGTATTCCTCGCCGCCCCGAAGAACGACTAG
- a CDS encoding MerR family transcriptional regulator codes for MSAVRKSTDAGSTSTHSSTGGAPRTVRTLSIGKVLEELRGEFPDVTVSKIRFLESEGLITPQRTASGYRRFTADDVQRLRYILLTQRDNYLPLKVIREQLEAMDSGAVTAILSAAEAEPIVSPDSFRAPAATRLTDTEVAEQAGASMADVLELLEAGLIKPDAAGFFNVDDVRLVTTAQALKGFGFDQRHLRSLRNTAYRQADLIGQVAGPVARSKGDSARQRAEEMGQQMSALVVSLHAGLVKNALREELS; via the coding sequence GTGAGTGCTGTTCGAAAGTCGACGGACGCCGGTTCGACCTCGACGCACAGCTCCACCGGGGGTGCACCCCGGACAGTGAGGACCCTGTCCATCGGTAAGGTCCTCGAGGAGCTGCGCGGCGAGTTCCCCGACGTGACCGTCTCCAAGATCCGGTTCCTCGAATCAGAGGGGCTCATCACGCCGCAGCGGACCGCTTCCGGCTACCGGCGTTTCACCGCCGACGATGTCCAGCGCCTGCGCTACATCCTGCTCACCCAGCGCGACAACTACCTGCCGCTCAAAGTGATCAGGGAGCAGCTGGAGGCCATGGATTCCGGTGCGGTGACCGCGATTCTCAGCGCCGCCGAGGCGGAGCCGATAGTGTCGCCGGACAGCTTCCGCGCGCCGGCGGCCACCCGCCTCACCGACACCGAAGTGGCCGAGCAGGCGGGTGCATCCATGGCGGACGTCCTCGAGCTGCTCGAGGCCGGGCTTATCAAGCCCGACGCGGCGGGTTTCTTCAACGTCGACGACGTGCGCCTGGTCACCACGGCGCAGGCGCTCAAGGGCTTCGGCTTCGACCAGCGGCACCTGAGGTCGCTGCGCAACACCGCCTACCGGCAGGCCGACCTCATCGGCCAGGTCGCTGGCCCGGTGGCCCGGTCGAAGGGGGATTCCGCCCGGCAGCGCGCGGAGGAGATGGGGCAGCAGATGAGTGCCCTGGTAGTGTCCCTGCACGCCGGACTGGTCAAAAACGCCCTGCGGGAGGAACTGTCATGA
- a CDS encoding YchJ family protein produces the protein MRCPCNTGLSYDECCGRYHAGAVAPTAETLMRSRFSAFVTRDADYLLRTWDPDTRPFDLTLVDLPVQFYRLDILDTVGGGPLDQEGVVEFEAFYKGDPAGSQRERSTFRRIGREWVYTAGDVS, from the coding sequence ATGAGGTGCCCCTGCAACACCGGCCTGAGCTACGACGAGTGCTGCGGCCGCTACCACGCCGGCGCCGTCGCCCCCACCGCCGAGACACTCATGCGTTCCCGCTTCTCCGCCTTCGTCACCCGTGATGCCGACTACCTGCTGCGCACCTGGGACCCCGACACCCGGCCCTTCGACCTGACGCTGGTGGACCTGCCCGTGCAGTTCTACCGCCTGGACATCCTGGACACCGTCGGCGGCGGGCCTTTGGACCAGGAGGGGGTGGTCGAGTTCGAGGCCTTCTACAAGGGGGATCCGGCCGGCTCACAGCGGGAGCGGTCCACTTTCCGCCGCATCGGACGCGAATGGGTCTACACCGCCGGAGACGTGTCCTGA